CCGCACCTGGACGTCCACGGCGGCGGGCAGGACCTCGTGTTCCCGCACCACGAGAACGAGATCGCGCAGACGGAGGCGTACACAGGACAGGAGCCGTTTGCGCAGCACTGGGTGCACAACGGGCTGCTTCAGATGGACCAGGACAAGATGAGCAAGTCGCTGGGCAACCTGGTGACAGTGCGGGACGCACTGGACAAGTTTGGCCCGGACCCCATCCGTCTCTTCTTCCTGAACTCCCATTACCACAGCCCCCTTGCGTACTCAGAGGACAGCATTAGCGGGCAGCAGCGCGCCGCCGACCGGCTGCGCGCCGCGCTGGAAGCGCCAAGCAATGATGACGCTGCCGAGGGCCTTGACCCAACGCCGTACCGGGAGCGCTTCGTCGCGGCCATGGACGACGACCTGAACACGCCGCAGGCGCTGGCCTCCGTGTTCTCGCTGGCGCGGGACATCAACCGCGGCCGCGAGGAGGGGAAGGCACTGGCGGCGGCACAGGAGTGCCTGCGTGAGCTCACGGGGATCCTCGGGCTGCGGCTGGAGCCGGAGGGCTCGGCGTCCGGGCAGCCTGCAAACGCCTTCGTGGAGCTGCTGGCCGAGGTCCGGCAGGAGCTCCGGGCCAACAAGCAGTTTGCGCTGGCGGACCTCATCCGCAGCCGACTGCAGGAACTCGGCGTGTCGCTGGAGGACACCCCGGAGGGGTCCAAGTGGCGCTTCACCTCCAATTGAGCATGAACCTCCTTCCCGCAGTCCCTCGACACCCAACGAGGCTGCCGTCATGACTTCCCCACTGGTCGCAGACCTTTCCCGCCTTCTTCCCCCTCAGCGTGTGTCCGTCGACGCCGAGGAGCTCGCCCGCGTGTCGGGAGACGCACTGGCGGCGTACCGCGCATTCCAGCGCACGGGCGGCGTCGAGGTGGCGCCGTCTGTGCTGGTCAGCCCGACGTCCACGGAGGAGGTGGCGGCTGTCGCGGCGTACGCGTCGGAGCGGGGCATACCGCTTGTGCCGCGCGGGGGCGGGACGGGCGTCATGGGCGGCGCGGTGCCCGTCGAGGGGGCGATCGTCGTGGAGCTGCGCGGGCTGGACGTAGTGCACGAAATAGACCGCGAGGGTCGGCGGGTCACCGTCGGGGCCGGAGCGATACTGGAGGATGTCGAGGACGCGCTGGTCCGGAGCGGGCTGCTGCTGGGCCACGACCCGTGGAGCCGCCCCATTGCGACCGTTGGCGGGGCCATCTCCACCAACGGCATGGGGTACCTGGCGGGGAAGTACGGGAGCATGGGCGAGCAGGTGCTGGGACTGCAGGTGGCGCTCGGCACGGGCGAGATCATCGAGACGCCGGGCGTGCCGAAGGTGGCCGGGCCGGACGTGGACAGCCTGTTCATCGGCGCGGAGGGAGCCATGGGCATCATCACGCGCGCCACGCTGATCGCCCACCCGCAGCCGGAGGAGCGGCACCTGTGCGCCTACCGGTTCGGCGGGTTCATCGCGGGGGACAACGCCGTGCAGGAGATGCACGCCATCGGCCTGCGGCCGGCGATGGTGGACTTCGACGAGGAGTTCCCGCGCGAGCCCATCGGGCAGCCCGTAGAGAGCGAGACTACGCTGTACCTCTCGTTCGAAGGGTACCGCGAGGAGGTGGCGGCGCAACTCGAACGCGGCCACCGCATCTGCGTCGCGTCTGGCGGCGAGCTGCTGCCCGCCGAAGAGGTGGAGGAGTTCTGGCGGGAGCGGCACTCGTCGGCGGAGCGGTACAAGCGCGAGGTGCTGCTGCACGGGCACGCGGCGCGGCGGCGCAGGAGGCCGTGGCGGATGGACTACCTCCATGTCTCTATTCCTGCCTCCAAGGTGCCGGAGTACCACGATTACTGCCAGCGGCTGCTGGTGCAGCGGGGCATCCCCGTGCGCGAGTGGTCGCTGTGGGGACGGCCTGAGTATTTTTCGCTGTTAATCTCCGACCCCTCGCCGGAGGGGCGGACGGATGCCTCGCTGATGGGGCGGGCCGTGGACGACATCCTGACGGCGGCGCAGGACCTGGGCGGCTCCATGGAGTACTGCCACGGCGTCGGGTTGAAGCTTACGCACCTAATGCGCAGGGACCGCGGCGACGCGGGCTTCGAGGCGCTTCGGCGGGTGAAGCAGGCGCTGGACCCGCAGCGGGTGCTGAATCCGGGGAATTTGGATTTGTAAGGGCTTGCCTCTGGGGCTGAGAAGCGTACCCGAATCATGCTTGCCACTCTGCCCTACCTCTCTGGATACCGGCATTCGCCGGTATGGCGAGTATGGGGGTGGGGTCTTGGGTGTGCTCAGGGCGAACGGCTTGATGTAACCCGCACCAATTCTCCTCGTCCTATTCCGAGGGCCTGCGCGGCGCTGCCTTCCGGTTTGGCGATCTCTAACGTGTCCTGGCTGCCTACTATGGCCACCAAGGGACGGGTTGTGTCGTAGTGGGCGCTTAGACCCTCTATGCGGTGGGTGGCGATTTCCACCGTTGCGACTGGCGGCAGCATGCTTGCGTGAATGTTGGTGACGAGGTTGCCGTAGTGGTCTACGTGGATGACCTCGCCGGTTACTGCTCCGGCTTCAAGCTTAGGGAGTGGGAATGACAGGCGCCAGAGGCTTGTGGCAGGGTCGCCCAATTGGGAGGCGGGGACGCCGGCGGCGTAGTAGGCGGCGGCGGGGGCGAAGATGTCGCGGCCGTGGAAGGTGTTGGTGACGTGCGCTCGGCGGTAGGCGGGGTTGGTGAGATGCCATGCCCGGACGGTTGGAGGCAGGGGCGCGAGGGTGGGGGTGGATGGGGTGTCGTCAGCGTCGGGCCAGATGATGCGGGTGAAGAGGCCGTTGTCGGGGCCGATGAAGGCGCCTTGGGGGGTCTCGACGAGGATGGGACGGCGGTCGCTGCCTACGCCGGGGTCTACGACGGCGACGTAGACTGTGCCAGCCGGGAATGCGGGGGCTGCGTTGGCGAGGAGGTAGGCGCCGGCCTGGATGTCCTGGGGCGGGACGTCGTGGGTTATGTCTACTATTATGACGACCGGGTTGACGGTGAGGATGGCACCCTTGAGCTCGCCGACGTAGGTGTCGTGCAGGCCGAAGTCGGTCAGCAGGGCGATGACCGGGGCGGCCATCGCGGCCTACAGGTTGTAGAAGCGGGCGCTGAGGATGGCGAGGCCAACGAAGATGACGATCAGGCCGATGGTGAAGCGGAAGAGGAGGAGATCAATGCCCCGGCGGACGCGGAAGGTGCTCTGGGCGGCCCCGAATGCGCCGGAGCCTTCGCCGCGCACCTGCATCAGGATCACGGCGATCAGCAGGACGGAGACCAGAATCAGCGTTGCGTTCAAGAACGGTCCCATGTGTTTGCGTTACTTCCTTTCGTGACCCTTCATTGTCGGTGTCCTTCGACTCCTCAAGGGCGTACGGCCCCGCCCCCTGGATCCCGGCATTCGCCGGGAAGAAGA
This DNA window, taken from Chloroflexota bacterium, encodes the following:
- a CDS encoding class I tRNA ligase family protein codes for the protein PHLDVHGGGQDLVFPHHENEIAQTEAYTGQEPFAQHWVHNGLLQMDQDKMSKSLGNLVTVRDALDKFGPDPIRLFFLNSHYHSPLAYSEDSISGQQRAADRLRAALEAPSNDDAAEGLDPTPYRERFVAAMDDDLNTPQALASVFSLARDINRGREEGKALAAAQECLRELTGILGLRLEPEGSASGQPANAFVELLAEVRQELRANKQFALADLIRSRLQELGVSLEDTPEGSKWRFTSN
- a CDS encoding FAD-binding oxidoreductase; this encodes MTSPLVADLSRLLPPQRVSVDAEELARVSGDALAAYRAFQRTGGVEVAPSVLVSPTSTEEVAAVAAYASERGIPLVPRGGGTGVMGGAVPVEGAIVVELRGLDVVHEIDREGRRVTVGAGAILEDVEDALVRSGLLLGHDPWSRPIATVGGAISTNGMGYLAGKYGSMGEQVLGLQVALGTGEIIETPGVPKVAGPDVDSLFIGAEGAMGIITRATLIAHPQPEERHLCAYRFGGFIAGDNAVQEMHAIGLRPAMVDFDEEFPREPIGQPVESETTLYLSFEGYREEVAAQLERGHRICVASGGELLPAEEVEEFWRERHSSAERYKREVLLHGHAARRRRRPWRMDYLHVSIPASKVPEYHDYCQRLLVQRGIPVREWSLWGRPEYFSLLISDPSPEGRTDASLMGRAVDDILTAAQDLGGSMEYCHGVGLKLTHLMRRDRGDAGFEALRRVKQALDPQRVLNPGNLDL
- a CDS encoding SAM-dependent chlorinase/fluorinase, encoding MAAPVIALLTDFGLHDTYVGELKGAILTVNPVVIIVDITHDVPPQDIQAGAYLLANAAPAFPAGTVYVAVVDPGVGSDRRPILVETPQGAFIGPDNGLFTRIIWPDADDTPSTPTLAPLPPTVRAWHLTNPAYRRAHVTNTFHGRDIFAPAAAYYAAGVPASQLGDPATSLWRLSFPLPKLEAGAVTGEVIHVDHYGNLVTNIHASMLPPVATVEIATHRIEGLSAHYDTTRPLVAIVGSQDTLEIAKPEGSAAQALGIGRGELVRVTSSRSP
- the secG gene encoding preprotein translocase subunit SecG, whose amino-acid sequence is MGPFLNATLILVSVLLIAVILMQVRGEGSGAFGAAQSTFRVRRGIDLLLFRFTIGLIVIFVGLAILSARFYNL